The Nymphaea colorata isolate Beijing-Zhang1983 chromosome 5, ASM883128v2, whole genome shotgun sequence DNA segment CTCAATCTGTGGAAAACATCTATTGTATATATtgtaaatgtacatattaataaCTTAACAGTCAACAATCAAGTTCCATAACAACAAAATGTAAAGTTTATATCATTGAAGATTTTAAAAACTGCAAATCAATACAATAAGTTGCTACCTCAAATGTTCACtttcataaatgaaaaagaaaaagcctaGTGAAGAAGTCTGAACTTCACATGAATGGGCTTCTGCTTCTTTAAATAGCCAATTTCCATGTTTAATGAAGAGCAGAAACTTCCTTTTCTGCTTCTACAATCAGCATTGGCAATTAACAAACTTGCCAGTTTTCAAGTTTATTTAATGcttattaaatataataatCGAACCTGATTATGGTTTTTCACCTTCTATGGACTAGGCACATGCATGCCTAGTCCCATATAGGTGCGCCTAGGTGTGAGCCTAGGCTCACACCCACCTGCCATCGCCTAGGTGGTGGACTTAGGTGATGAAAGTGGAGTTGCGAGTAACCGATGCCTAGGCATGCACCTGGGCACCCCCTTAACAACATAGCTAGTCCTCACTCTCAAATAGTCCTAATTAGCCTTTTCAGTGTCTTCAGTAACCTGTGACCGGcttttgattttgacaacttagtTCTCGTGCAAGTGCAACTGAGTGCCTTAacttattgcatttttttgtatAGAAGATGACTTGGAAGATAACATTTAGTCAAAATTCAACATTCAAACCTAGGGTCCAACATGTGAGAATGCTTGTTCCTTGAAGGGGATTGATAGTAAAATCATATATTGAAATCCATCTGATCTTGCTCTTGAATTGATTTTAGGTTGAGCCATTACAAAAAATTGGTTCAAAATGGTTGGCtcaaaatgaacaagaaaatgaatcacttgtccTAAAGTTGGTTGTTGATGATGCTATATAGTTGCCATTTTCTTGTTAAATAAGTTTACATAGTTCAGGGCCTTATTGGCGTGCATATTCTCAAGTAAAAGAAAGCATGCACAGGtaaaataatttcttttggATCATCTGCTATTAGAGATTGCCACACCTCTATCAGTTGAAAtacattattttttctaatgTATCATCCTTCATTGATCATTCAtattagaaaattagaaatgaTCTTTAATCGTTTGCCCTTTCCCTATCATCTATTTCCattcccatttttttttgtatcataTATTACCAttcacattatttttttttgtgcaagaTTTCCACCTCGATAGGTCTATCCTTAACAAATGCTAACAGTTGacgtttttttcttggttttctagTCTGATTGTAGTTTTGTCGAGATGTGCATCTATAAGAATCAGCAATGAGCTTTGGGCAATGCAGGAATTATCTGTCATCATTTCTGATTGTTTACATGTTCTTCTCATCTATGGGCAGGCAATGTCATATGCAAAATTAGCTGGACTGCAACCAATTTATGGGCTTTGTAAGTATACCATCCTGGGTTTCTTACGTTTATTTGACAGATCATATCCTTCAAAAAATATTATGGatgctttattttaaaattatttggcAACTGTTTTCATTGATATTAAACGTTTACACaaatttactttcatttttcaacCATTATGCAGTGCCTTTATTATACATGTTCTGTTTTAAAAAATCTAACACTCACCTTGCCTCCAGATTCTGGTTTTGTACCTATTTTTATTTATGCAATATTTGGCTCATCAAGACAACTGGCAATCGGTCCTGTGGCATTGGTTTCTCTTTTGGTTTCAAATGTTCTGGCTGGCATTGCTGATACCAGTAGTGAACTATATACAGAACTTGCTATATTGCTGGCACTCATGGTTGGCGTATTGGAATGTATAATGGGATTTCTTAGGTACAGTCTTccactctttctctttcttaagtTTCAAAAAGCTTACAAGATTCCTATCATAGTCCAGATTGCTGTAAGctatttctccctcttccttcaCTATGAATTTTGCTGTCTAGACATATAATGGCCGCAATTCTCTTACAGATTGGGTTGGATTATTCGCTTCATCAGCCATTCAGTTATTTCAGGTTTCACAACTGCTTCCGCCATAGTCATTTCTCTATCGCAAGCTAAATATTTCTTGGGTTATAGTATAGTTCGCTCTAGTAAGATCATACCACTGATTAAAAGTATAGTTGCTGGAGCTAGTCAGGTTAGAATCACATACTCATTTGTGtgttctgtcttttttttttctctttccatctttGTTTTCAATTCCTGTATCTGCGTGTTGCTTGTCAATAAAGTGTTATAGCTGTTTAATTCTATTATTTTCGCTAGGAAGGAATCTTGTTTCCAACCTTGAATCAGAAGCAGATGGCTTATGTAGCATATAAGAAGTCTTTTTTTATAAGTCAATGAGGCCTACACTAATAAACTTTTGTAGGGGTAGCATTCCTAACTTGAGTTGAGGTGAGTTCAGATTAGACAAAAACGCATGCAAGTAACAAGGACATTGTTGTGGTAGttcaatgaaaagaaacatTCTTAAGGGAGAATATGCGAAAAATCATCCTCTAAAAGAACAACAATTTTGGCTGCAGTTGGTAAGTCTTTGGAAGTACCAAATACTAAGATATGGTTTGCTTGCAAAATGAATCAATGACGGATTTTGCCTATATAGTAAAGAGTAGTGGAAGGCAATGAAAGGTGACAGTTCCATGTAAAATGGTCTTTTGGCTCCATTCGATGTTTAATTCCCATCTTTATAATCTTATTTGTCTTTGCTTAGTGGGTTTCGCTGTTTGGTGGCCATATTACTCTCCTGACTTACTCTCATTTTGTAGTTCTCGTGGCCCCCCTTTGTGATGGGATCTATCATTCTCGCAGTTCTCCTTGTGATGAAGCACTTggtatgaacttgtgatttgtcATGTAAAGCCCAAGCCCTTCCCAGTTCCAGATTTATTGCCAcactttttattgttctttcaAAGATTCCATTACAAGATTAACTACATAGGTGGATTATCTGTTTGCAgggaaaaaccaagaaaaagttGCGGTTTCTAAGGGCAGCAGGCCCGCTTACTGCAGTTGTCTCTGGTACAGTTTTTGTGAAAGTGTTTCATCCATCATCAATTTCCGTGGTAAGGAATTGTCTGTTATTTTGAAATCCTGAATAGTTTCCTTTTTGGTGTTTATGTGGCTGCAATATGCACCCATACAAATAGGCAGCATAGCCgcagaaaatatgtttttttcgaaaaaggTGTTTAAAACGTCAAAAACTGGACAGACaaaaaaagcaggaaaaaacatgttttttgaaaaaaactccaaaaatgagaaaaaacacatttattcgcatttttttcgtatttttcatgtttttttaaaattttttaattactagatatttgttttcacatttttcgCATTTTGTTGTTTAGGATTTTGGCCACCTTTCTCTTTGTTGCTGAaagattaattgttttaaattttgtctatattttcctttttttttctgtaaaaaaCAACCATGCTGTTTTATACCCGAGAACaacctcgctgtttaaaacCCGAAAACTATTTTTGTGGCTATAGTaggaaattatatatatagttggcaGCTTATTTTAATGTTAACAAGATCGTGACCTGCAATTGGCTGAGTCTTGTCTTTTCCTCCTGCCCCATACTATCTTCTTTGCTATTCTCAATCACTGGCTTGTATCCTCTTAGTATTTCATTTTAACCAGATTGTTCATTAGTGTGTCCTAGGACATAAAAGATTTGATTACTTGGCTACTCACTCTGTATGTCCATGTTACTGGACCTAGTTTAatgtaaacataattttttaacgAGCAGATAATGATATTGTTTTCGAGTTACAGTTGCTTTATTCATTTAGCTATATCTGATTTCACCATACTTTTTCACGTTGATTTGATACTAAACCTTATAGTGGGTGATGGATAACCATGATACCTTGATGTTAAAGGCCTACAAATGATCTAAAAAATTCATCTTTATTCTAGCCAATAATACTCCTTTTAGCAGGGTCTAGCTGTTCGTTGACATGAATTCAGCTTATATGCAGGTAGGTGAGATCCCACAAGGCCTTCCAAAATTTTCTGTACCTAAGGAGTTTGGTTATTTGAAGAGTTTGATACCGACAGCATTTCTAATCACTGGTGTAGCTATATTGGTAAGATGCAATAAGTTGTAGAAGCTGCTAATAGTGACCATCTACACGTTGATTTTCACAAATAACACTTATATGTCTTGAAATTTAAGGAATCTGTGGGGATTGCTAAAGCATTGGCagcaaaaaatggatatgagCTGGACTCAAACCAAGAGGTGAAACCAAAAGAAATGTTAGATACTTACGCAATATGGATGAgaattcctttcttttgtacaaactttctctttgttttctttgcaaTGTGGCCAAAAGATTTACGTGAAAATATTTGATGCAAAAAGTCTTGTTCATGTGACAGCAATATATTGGATCTGTTGAGGCTGAATCACCGATAGCTTGTACATTCTTTACTTCAAGCAGATAAAAATCAAAAGGCTAGCTTTGTTTTAACCATTTATTGGTCATTTAAGCATGTTAAAAGCAGCTTATTCTTTTCATTGAGATGATTGATTTGAGCTGTATTCTGCTGTAGAAATGTTATCTTTATGTAGGTAACTCATCTTATTGCCTATTATTTCAAATTGATCCTTGACATTATTGTAGTGACGTAGTCTTGTAGCATAGCCCCAATTAAGTAATTCTACAGCTTTTTTCTATAACTAATTATCTAAGGACTTAGAATTTTTTTGCCATATCCTTATGACATGGTTAGATGCCTCTAATAGCTGGTTAAAACAAATCAGGTTGTTTAATTATGGAACTCATCATGAGGTTTCTGTTGTTCATAATTTCATAGATAATCAACATAAATTTCTGTTAGATTCAAATAAGATTTGACTAGAAGCCTTTAAACCCTCAACTTTTATTTTgactttcttttgttctttctgaGGAGTCATGGTTGGCCATATTCAAGCATTCTTTTGTTCATAGAAAGACTGGCTGATGCAAAGGTAAAATGTGGCTGGTgcagaaaaagacaaaattttcGTAGCGAGTAAGGTCCTCTCCAGTAAGGCCTGTGGCAGGAATGCTTTTTATTGTCATCACCACATTAATAATTTAATTGAGGTGAATTTGGTTGCTCTACATGCCTGTTTCATTATGCACATGAGCAGCCAATGTAGTGAGCAGAAATCTAGATAAGAAGAGATAAGAAGTAATGTTTTGAACATTGTTTCATAAATTCATACTTTAGTGCTGAAATGAGAAATAAAGACCCATGTGCATGTTTGTGGGTTTGCGGCTCTCcgtgcatgtatgtgtgtgtgctcATTCTTTGATATATGTATGTTTTTGgataatgttttgaaaattattatgATACTGTTAACTCTCTCCGGCATGCTAATAACACCTGCATAGTCTCTAAATATAGCAGATATTGGTCGTTGCTTCTGTCTGGGCAGAGGGGAAGTACCTTTGAATTTTGTTTATATGCTGAAGCAATAAGTTGCAATTAACTGGGATGATTAGACTACATTACTAGAAGAGGGTCTGCAATGAAAATTGCTATGCATCTTTGTTATTTATAACATGTTCAACGTTAAACCCCtaagtttaatattttttgttgttttaaattttaaaattggaaCTATATTAGTTTACTAAATTTAACATTAAACTTGTTAGGTTCCAGTTATTCATCCATTGGACTTTCAGAACATATGCCTCGTTCGAAACATTTTATGCATTACAAAGTTTTCTCCAATGTATGATGATGTTAGTAGGtctaataaattaataatgaaTTTAAGTGACAGTTCTTAGTTGTTAGGAGCTTGTGAGCATATTCCTCTTTCAAAGAACTTCATGCCATAAGAAACGATTTCTACCATTACATGAAGGGCCATAGCATGTATATGCATAtcagtgtcacaaaaaacacgaaaaaacgcaataaattaaattgccatttaaaactaaaaaaaacattaaaaacacgTTTGTAAcacgtttttcattttttcatgttttttaatgccaaatagtttttttattttttattttttattttttgcaaatgtacttattttttgttgtttgtgttattagtttctcatttattttatttccccccatttttttagtttttaaaattttttaaaatttaccatattatttccttttttccaagctcgccgtattatacttgagaaaaacctcaccgtttaaaactccaaaacattatttgtgactaagATGCATGGACATGCTTGTGCATGTTTACATTTATAACTATTGATCTTATGCGTCTTTCACCATTTTATTGTACTGCTTTTAACACGAGCCCTTCTTGAATTCTCAGCCTCgtcaaatgaaattttcaaagttcCAGATGGTCCTTTCATGGGGAACTTTTTCCGGATATGGAGAAGTTCAATAACCTGTATGCTTTTTCCTTCTTATGAGAGTATTTGAAGTTCATATGCTTCCTGTGTAGTGTGTAGTGCATCAAATAGCATAAAGTGATAATTAAGTGCTTGCTGGTACTATGTCATTTATGTGTAagattgacaatttttttttatgttcttccTGATGCATTCATTTGCAGTCGTGTCCAGCTAGATTCTAGGACCTCGTGATGATTGCTTTACTTTGGAACCCAGAATCCAAAGTGAACAAACAGTTACATGAGTCATGTAGAAATTTAAACTGCTTATCTTTATGAATGTAATTTTTATACTGGAGTTTGATTTCCTGCATTGCAGCTGTTTGGCCTAGGTGTAGCAAATGTTTGTGGTTCCTTCTTCTCGATATACCCCACTACAGGTGAATCTGCTATCCTTGTATTTTGAGTCCTTTCATCAAATTTGTCATATTATTGCTttaaatattagaaagttatgCCAAGCCAAGCATGTTGTGCTGCTAGATTGGGTGTTGGTTGTTTTTTTGGCAtgtgtttttggtttttctttaaGGCTGAAGTCCAGCCCATTCAATGCATGGTTCAGCTTTTGTCAAGATCAAAGCAAACAGGAGGCACAAGAAGGGGCCAAGCTGCaaattatatgaatatatgatattcattaaTTGGAAGAATGGAGTTACCTCCTGATATTTTGAGCAGAATGCTTTTGTTGGCCCTCAGCTTCTTAATATTTTTGATGAGCCAATAGGTTCATAAAATATTCTATGTAATCGGAACATTGCCTGCAGGATCCTTTTCCAGATCAGCTGTAAACCATGAAAGTGGAGCAAAGACCGGGCTCTCTGGAATAGTTATGGGAATAATCATGGGATGTGCTCTTTTGTTCATGACACCTTTGTTTACCGATATTCCTCAGGTAAGTTTTCACAGAACTTTCCTTTTCTGGCTTAAGGATAAACTTTTGTTCCTTAATTTGTCAGTGTCTTTTCCAGCGCATGCTCATTCTTTAGATGGCTTTTCCATATAGTTCATAGGTTGCAATTGCCTCCTTATTCAACTAATAGATCTGATTGGCTTGTAAGAAATTATGATGTCAGGGACTTCTTGTTTTCAGAGCATAACTCAAAGCATAGTTTATCATGTGAAACTTTCATTACAGATATTCCCTTTTCTCCATTGCAGTGCTGCCTTGCTGCTATTGTGATTTCTGCTGTAATGGGTCTTGTAAGTTTTCTTATTCTACTAGTTATCCCTCACTAATTATCTGAATTATCTTGAATAAGTATTGGCCCTGTCATTTTTCTTATGTGATTGTTGCTGAGATTGAGGATTTCAAATGTAGAAATGTTGACATAAGGTTGTGGCCATTAAGTTTTATACTGCAAGATAGTTTTTATTGGAAAATATATATGATTACTTTGTTAACCTGTATCATAAATTGTCCAATCTAATACATTGAGAAAAGGTTACCTAAAAAATGCCTGTTTTACATTTCCAAGTGCGCTTGACCTATATCGAGAGTTTTGTTCGTTTTAGCTCCAATTTCAACCCAAACTTATGTGCTGTGTTTCCTGGATCCAACTCTATTATATGTTCTACCTTAATATGGTAATACATAATTTCTGATGTGCAAACATATGCTCCAAGCATGTAATAGTTTTGTTGCCGTTATTTCATTAGTGTTAAAACTTTAGTTCTCACTGTGCTAAATtgcactttttgtttttattctttGCATAAATGTAGTATATGTATGCTAGTGAACATTGCTTGTTTTTGACATAGGCAGAAGCTGGAGAACAAATGAACGTAAATCATATTATCAGTCTCTTATGGACAGTTGATTTGGATGAAACTTTTTCAACGCAAGTTATCATACAGACCCCTTAGGCTACAGAGAATCAGCTGATGAAACTTAGAATGATAATCTCTGATATTCACCTTCTGGGATGTCAATTATAGAAAAAAGATACTGGTGTTATTGTCAAGGGTCGCAGAAGAATATAGTAGTAATTTGGGTGTCTGATAAGAAAGGAGCATAAAATTCCTGTTTATCAGGTTAATAGAATTGTTTTGTCTAATTACTCAGTTCACGAGATAAAATTCAAAGCATGTGTTCCTGCAATAGGGggcaaaggaaagaagaaaatggtaaGTCACATAGATGTATTTATTTCCTTGTGTTTatctgaaaatgagattttttgttCTTGGGAAGAGGCACATGTCTtcttaataaaaagaaaagctgTACTTTTGTGTTCAAATAAGATTAATGTCTTGATTATCACTGCTTGTGCAATATGAGTACCTAAAGCAAGTTTTCATAGCTGCAGGTCGCACATCTATTGATGTCGATACATTTTTATTccatttgcttttcttgtttcagGTGGATTATGATGAAGCTATCTTCTTGTGGCATACTGACAAAAAGGACTTTCTTCTTTGGACTATTACTTGCATTACAACattattttttggcattgaGATTGGTGTGCTTGTTGGGGTAAGTATATGTTTTAATGAGAATAATCTGTAATTTCCTTCAACTTGGTCGGCACTATGGGATGGTTTGTGTACATGCCACTTGTACTAGATGTAACATGTGGAGATCAAACTTGAATATAAGGGCATGACTACTAGATGTCCATGGGAATTATCCCCTCCATATTTGATTAGTAGCAATATAACCAATGCTCTTGTGATCGCGAATATTAGAAATTAATTCCCAATGTCACGTGGtactaaaatgaaaaaggtgcgtctaaattttttgagaatatatatatatatatatgtatatatatatatgtgaaaattgaatggtgatcgCCCAGCTCACTCATGATTGTTGTTCGATCCATCATGATGgacaattgagagaaaaacaaggagaaaaagatgatggACATTCTCATCATCTAGTACTAGTTcataccttttttttccttgtttttctttcaatcgtCCATCACAATGGATAGGATGACCCTCATAACTGAGCTGGGCGACTCTGGATAGCTAGAATCACCATTTTGctctctttcttatatatatatatatatatatatatataggggagTTCAAATCTACTAGATTCTGCAtggttaaaaactaaaaatctaTCACTAAAAAGAGTCCGATGAGTATTAGTGACAGTTTATGGTGCAGCAAGTATTTTTGGTGATAGTGCTTTCGAtgacagtttttttatttttagccaTCCAGCAACATCAGGCATCCGACAAATTTGAATCCTcttatacttatatatatgtcTCCTATGCCCAACAACATCACTAAAGACATAATGCACATAATAGACCTACATCCTGTGGTTTTCTTCTGTttgtttttcaacaaaaacTGTTCTGAGCATTATATGGTTGTTTCAGTAGGATTGTTCAGACTATATTATATGTTgtacagttttttattttttctactaaATAGGTTTTAGCCTATTGAATTTGGTTCTTGCTGGTAAGCCACCATTTGTTGCGAAATGCTTATACCTTTTTGGTGTCGGTGTGTTTCAATGACTTGGTGACTAGAGTCTCTGTGATATGTACTGAGGATTGGTATAAGCCAGTCCTTTCCTGTTTCTTAGTCTGAAGGTGATGTATttaagttttcataaaaaagtaATGGCATCAAACCGTAAAGAGAAACTATTATGTGCTAAATTTAGCTAgtatttccttttccttggcACATGTatatttgaccaaaaaaaaaaaaacagtatgTCTTTGACTCACACTATTCAAGGTTTATGCACAGTAGGAGACATCTTGTTTACACTTGTACCATTTTAATTAAGGAGCATTAGCTTTAGTTATTTCCATTTCCTTCAGCTAATCGTTCATAACTTGTCCATTGGAGTCcatttttaataatgttttacAGGTTTTCTTGAAACTGCTATCTTGACTCACTAGTGTCCATCAGGTTAAACTATGTGGGGTTAGTCCAGAATATCCctgaattatatatatgtatataattatatatctatattCCTTATGATATAAAATggtataaatttataaaaaaatacacaTTGGTAGCTTCTAAAACAGTTGATATTCTACAGATTCAGATACCTCAAATAGAAGTCCACGTTTTTTTGTTCAATATTAATATATAGATATGCTCATTATTGGTTCATGCTTTGGTTtgaatatacatataaaaattcattttagcTCAATTTTTGGTATTGCATGGGCTGTTAGTTTTTTGATTGCTTAAGCGACATCTGAGAACAAAAATGTGCCTAATTATGTAAATTGATGTAAATGTTTCTCATGAAGCATGCTGACCCAAACTATGCATACTTTTTGAACTAGAGGGGCAGAAGAAGTGCATATGTTACGTATGTCTGACTAATATGCCGTGGTCCATGAAGGCCAtttttgcttttgcttctgGCTTGAACCCAATAGTTTTGGGCCAGACCAACGCATAATCTCCAATTCAAGTATATAGGttgaattttatcatttttctcaatGAAGCTATAATTTTTCTAGGAAGAGGTCTCAACACAGCTTACTACAGTGATCCAATTGTTCAGCATAGACCATATACGTAAATGTTTCCATCGAATTCCTTTTTTTGCGTAGGGAGATGGCAGGCCCTAATTTTATGCATTCACTGTTGCAACTGTTTTTGTTAAAAGATAAGAttaatttatgcattttgaGGTCCAGTTGGATGTGTAGACTTGCCAGCTTGATTGTGTATCATGCTTCGTTCTGAACGGCAGAGTACTTCTCTTGAATTTCATCATCAATTACGTTCTACTAAGATCTATTAACATGTTTGAGCTATAATTCTATTCTTGAAGAGGAGCACTCCTATGTGTACTTcctgaatataagattttttctttcaggtTGGTTCTTCACTTGCATTTGTCATTCATGAATCAGCAAATCCTCATATTGGTGAGCTAACTTTTTCTACTTCAAGCATTTTGCATTGAACATGTACTCTAATTGCAGTTAACTACACTTATGTATATGGGACTCAAGTTTCGGACTGAAAAGTTTGGTTGTCAAATGAGTCATAAATTCACGGTTTCATTAGTTTATTCTCATGGACAACTTATTATGCTTTTTCTGtaaaatttgctttgaaatttgTAAAGGCCACATCTACACCTGTAGCTGGTCTTGACACCAGGCCCTATGAGAAGTAGTGGAACAATGACTCAgcaaatatatgcatgtacCAGTCATAGCTTCAGTACTTAAAAGTAAGGAATGTAGTAACCATGGTCCAAGCACTTCAGCACCCTGGCTAGATAGCTATTAGCAAATAACTTGTTTTGATGGAGAAAACAGTTTTGTTTGAAATACTCGCAGGTGCTTGGATTCTTGAGACTCCTCACTTACAAAAAGTTCATTAAAACATGCAAGGACTTTTGGATGAGCTTGGCACTGATACTGGACCAGTGGATCCTAAACCTGGTGacaatggttgaaactagagtTGCAATCTTTTGCCTTTTATAAAAATGTGACTTAttggaattcaaaaaattaagaacgTAAAAGATAGCAGAGAGCAGTTAAATATAGATAAGcatccatatttttttttctaattataacagaaaatggaaaatatacaCATCAATTATGTAAAGCTTTTCCAGAAGGAGATATCTTTCAAgtgtt contains these protein-coding regions:
- the LOC116254014 gene encoding probable sulfate transporter 4.2 isoform X2, yielding MEISYASSSAKDFAAGGSGSGGGGRQVKVIPLRHPDPSSASSSLLSSLVSLLAFLLPPRWRTKFKQMTLLQWMEVLIPCIRWIRTYKWREYLQVDLMAGLTVGIMLVPQAMSYAKLAGLQPIYGLYSGFVPIFIYAIFGSSRQLAIGPVALVSLLVSNVLAGIADTSSELYTELAILLALMVGVLECIMGFLRLGWIIRFISHSVISVLVAPLCDGIYHSRSSPCDEALGKNQEKVAVSKGSRPAYCSCLWYSFCESVSSIINFRAYMQVGEIPQGLPKFSVPKEFGYLKSLIPTAFLITGVAILESVGIAKALAAKNGYELDSNQELFGLGVANVCGSFFSIYPTTGSFSRSAVNHESGAKTGLSGIVMGIIMGCALLFMTPLFTDIPQCCLAAIVISAVMGLVDYDEAIFLWHTDKKDFLLWTITCITTLFFGIEIGVLVGVGSSLAFVIHESANPHIAVLGRLPGTTVYRNVQQYPEAYTYHGIVIVRVDAPIYFANISYIKERLQEYEIDDEGTMKRGPEVEKIYFVIIEMAPVTYIDSSAIQALKDLYQEYQTRGIQLALSNPNQKVLQTLASCGVLELIGKEWYFVRVHDAVQVCLQHVQNLKESPKKVDPAMKNEPSIFQRSWKQNDDLKEPLIV
- the LOC116254014 gene encoding probable sulfate transporter 4.2 isoform X1 is translated as MEISYASSSAKDFAAGGSGSGGGGRQVKVIPLRHPDPSSASSSLLSSLVSLLAFLLPPRWRTKFKQMTLLQWMEVLIPCIRWIRTYKWREYLQVDLMAGLTVGIMLVPQAMSYAKLAGLQPIYGLYSGFVPIFIYAIFGSSRQLAIGPVALVSLLVSNVLAGIADTSSELYTELAILLALMVGVLECIMGFLRLGWIIRFISHSVISGFTTASAIVISLSQAKYFLGYSIVRSSKIIPLIKSIVAGASQFSWPPFVMGSIILAVLLVMKHLGKTKKKLRFLRAAGPLTAVVSGTVFVKVFHPSSISVVGEIPQGLPKFSVPKEFGYLKSLIPTAFLITGVAILESVGIAKALAAKNGYELDSNQELFGLGVANVCGSFFSIYPTTGSFSRSAVNHESGAKTGLSGIVMGIIMGCALLFMTPLFTDIPQCCLAAIVISAVMGLVDYDEAIFLWHTDKKDFLLWTITCITTLFFGIEIGVLVGVGSSLAFVIHESANPHIAVLGRLPGTTVYRNVQQYPEAYTYHGIVIVRVDAPIYFANISYIKERLQEYEIDDEGTMKRGPEVEKIYFVIIEMAPVTYIDSSAIQALKDLYQEYQTRGIQLALSNPNQKVLQTLASCGVLELIGKEWYFVRVHDAVQVCLQHVQNLKESPKKVDPAMKNEPSIFQRSWKQNDDLKEPLIV